A genomic segment from Thermus tengchongensis encodes:
- a CDS encoding HepT-like ribonuclease domain-containing protein, with translation MDRIARFVGDRDYETFAADELLTSAVVRQLEIIGEAAKNLPQGIRERYADLPWHLMARMRDRLSHGYWTVDYEIVWRVIQEELPALRPRIEVVLEEVRAEENGWESS, from the coding sequence ATGGACCGGATTGCGCGGTTCGTGGGAGACCGGGATTACGAGACCTTTGCGGCGGATGAGCTTCTCACCAGCGCCGTGGTGCGGCAACTGGAGATCATTGGGGAGGCGGCCAAAAACCTTCCCCAAGGGATTCGGGAGCGGTACGCTGACTTGCCCTGGCACCTCATGGCCCGGATGCGGGACCGGCTTTCCCACGGCTACTGGACGGTGGACTACGAGATCGTGTGGAGGGTGATCCAGGAGGAGCTGCCTGCCCTAAGGCCGCGCATTGAGGTCGTGCTGGAGGAGGTCAGGGCAGAAGAGAACGGATGGGAAAGCTCCTAA
- a CDS encoding DUF721 domain-containing protein gives MPWRLKEVIPEALKKAGGKEKLKRGLVLAAWREVVGKELSRLSEPLALEGGVLTVRVADPVTAHQLTYSRLALLRRYEERFPGAVKEIRFVVGPLEKEPEAPKTPENPERLLWASRRALELAEKAPLELREKVARAALALLQKDRGEPCPICGSPSPQHPCPTCLRLLESPWVRKEAERLKRGRPTGLEGEALLVARHLARQSLLSEMEALYPQALRDETLRPLLRDLAQRFRTLFPGETLPEAVRSLLAKEA, from the coding sequence ATGCCCTGGCGGCTTAAAGAGGTGATCCCTGAGGCCCTCAAGAAGGCCGGGGGGAAGGAAAAGCTGAAGAGGGGTCTGGTGCTGGCCGCCTGGCGGGAAGTAGTGGGCAAGGAACTTTCCCGCCTGAGCGAACCCCTGGCCCTGGAGGGCGGTGTTCTCACCGTGCGGGTGGCGGACCCCGTCACCGCCCACCAGCTCACCTACAGCCGCCTGGCCCTTTTGCGACGCTACGAGGAGCGGTTTCCCGGGGCGGTGAAGGAGATCCGCTTTGTGGTGGGGCCCCTGGAGAAGGAGCCAGAGGCCCCCAAAACCCCGGAAAACCCCGAGCGCCTCCTATGGGCAAGCCGCCGGGCCCTGGAGCTGGCGGAAAAAGCCCCCCTGGAGCTACGGGAAAAGGTAGCCCGGGCCGCCCTGGCCCTTCTGCAAAAGGATCGGGGCGAGCCCTGCCCCATCTGCGGAAGCCCCAGCCCCCAGCACCCCTGCCCCACCTGCCTCCGCCTTCTGGAAAGCCCCTGGGTGCGCAAGGAGGCGGAGCGCCTCAAGCGGGGCCGTCCCACGGGCCTCGAGGGGGAGGCCCTCCTGGTGGCCCGGCACCTGGCCAGGCAATCCCTCCTCAGCGAGATGGAGGCCCTTTACCCCCAGGCCTTACGGGACGAAACCCTACGTCCTCTACTCCGAGACCTGGCCCAGCGCTTTAGGACCCTCTTTCCTGGGGAAACCCTCCCCGAGGCAGTGCGGAGCCTCCTCGCCAAGGAAGCCTAA
- the recF gene encoding DNA replication/repair protein RecF (All proteins in this family for which functions are known are DNA-binding proteins that assist the filamentation of RecA onto DNA for the initiation of recombination or recombinational repair.) → MRLLVFRQRNFRNLAFSAFQPPQGLFALVGGNAQGKTSLLLGIHLALGGEVRASLADLIRFGEEEAWLQAEVETELGLYRIEQRLRLEGREIVLNEKAVSLRALHELPGSVLVLPEDVEVVLGSREERRAFLDRLIGRFSRRYAALLSAYEKALRQRNALLKAGGNGLSVWDQELARYGTEIMAFRRRFLKRFLPIFQSVHRSLAPGEVGLLLEETAPGDLLEALRTRREEELARGQTLVGPHRDDLVFLLSGRPVHRFGSRGEAKGVALALRLAEHRLLFEHHGEAPLLLLDEWSEELDEGKRQAVLAYTRTLPQAILAGLWAPEGVPVCWVEGGVVLC, encoded by the coding sequence ATGCGGCTCCTCGTCTTCCGCCAGAGGAACTTCCGCAACCTGGCCTTTTCGGCCTTCCAGCCCCCTCAGGGCCTTTTCGCCCTGGTGGGAGGGAACGCCCAAGGAAAGACCAGCCTCCTCCTCGGCATCCACCTGGCCCTGGGAGGCGAGGTCCGGGCTTCCTTGGCCGACCTGATCCGCTTCGGGGAGGAGGAAGCCTGGCTGCAGGCGGAGGTGGAAACCGAGCTGGGTCTATACCGGATCGAGCAACGGCTCCGGCTGGAGGGAAGGGAGATCGTGCTGAACGAGAAGGCGGTGAGCCTAAGGGCCCTACACGAGCTTCCGGGCTCGGTCCTGGTCTTGCCTGAGGACGTGGAGGTGGTGCTGGGAAGCCGGGAGGAGAGGCGGGCCTTTCTGGATCGTCTGATCGGACGCTTCTCCCGCCGGTACGCCGCTCTCCTCTCCGCCTACGAAAAGGCCCTGCGCCAGCGAAACGCCCTTTTGAAGGCCGGGGGGAACGGGCTTTCCGTATGGGATCAGGAGCTGGCCCGCTACGGCACGGAGATCATGGCCTTCCGAAGGCGCTTCTTAAAGCGTTTCCTGCCCATATTCCAATCCGTCCACCGAAGCCTGGCTCCGGGGGAGGTGGGGCTTCTTCTGGAGGAAACCGCCCCGGGGGATCTCCTCGAGGCCCTAAGGACCCGGAGGGAAGAGGAACTGGCCCGAGGACAAACCTTGGTGGGCCCCCACCGTGACGACCTGGTCTTCCTGCTTTCAGGCCGGCCGGTCCACCGCTTTGGAAGCCGGGGGGAAGCCAAAGGAGTGGCCCTGGCCCTGCGCCTGGCCGAGCACCGCCTGCTCTTTGAGCACCATGGGGAAGCCCCCCTTCTCCTGCTGGACGAGTGGAGCGAGGAGCTGGACGAGGGCAAACGGCAGGCAGTTCTGGCCTATACCCGCACCCTACCCCAGGCCATCCTGGCGGGGCTTTGGGCCCCCGAGGGGGTGCCTGTATGCTGGGTGGAAGGAGGGGTGGTCCTATGCTGA
- a CDS encoding MFS transporter yields the protein MSPIGLLFLTLFNSILGLSILFPILGPLGRELGLTEVQVGLFSTGYALMQFLLSPIWGRLSEKGRKPILLLGILGFAVSFLLFGLFALLGQRGLVPAGLLFPLLLLARLLGGAFSSATLPTAQAYVADITSRENRTAGMALLGAAFGLAVILGPALGAGLAAWLGLLAPVFFSSGLAFLNALFVVLVLPESKPQGSQEVGHLSPWDKRVFPLLLLGFALNLSSVSLEQTIAFYFQDRLGLSGVETARSVGLALVLYGLVAVFIQGFLVRRFSWPPRTLLLLGLPVSILGFLLLVVAQGFPLLALGLALQGAGAALAGPGVTAALSLAVGEGEQGLVAGLNSSAQALGRMLGPILGTGLYRMAPEAPYLLGGGLLLLALLLLPALLRRVKL from the coding sequence ATGTCCCCCATAGGCCTCCTTTTCCTGACCCTTTTCAACAGCATCCTGGGGCTTTCCATCCTCTTCCCCATTCTGGGGCCCTTGGGGCGGGAGCTGGGACTCACCGAGGTCCAAGTGGGCCTTTTTTCCACCGGCTACGCCCTCATGCAGTTCCTCCTTTCCCCCATCTGGGGGAGGCTGAGCGAGAAGGGCAGGAAGCCCATCCTCCTCCTGGGCATCCTGGGCTTTGCCGTGAGTTTCCTCCTCTTTGGCCTCTTTGCCCTCTTGGGCCAAAGGGGTCTGGTTCCCGCGGGCCTCCTCTTTCCCCTCCTTCTCCTGGCCCGGCTCCTAGGTGGGGCTTTCAGCTCCGCCACCCTACCCACCGCCCAGGCCTACGTGGCCGATATCACCAGCCGGGAAAACCGCACCGCGGGTATGGCCCTCCTGGGGGCGGCCTTTGGCCTGGCGGTCATCCTGGGGCCCGCCTTGGGAGCAGGGCTTGCCGCATGGCTTGGCCTCCTGGCCCCGGTGTTCTTCTCCTCCGGCCTCGCCTTCCTCAACGCCCTCTTCGTGGTCCTGGTCCTGCCGGAGTCCAAGCCCCAGGGATCACAGGAGGTAGGGCACCTTTCCCCTTGGGATAAAAGGGTCTTCCCCCTTCTCCTCCTAGGGTTTGCCCTGAACCTCTCCAGTGTGTCCCTCGAGCAGACCATCGCCTTCTACTTCCAAGACCGCCTCGGGCTCTCGGGGGTGGAAACCGCCAGGAGCGTGGGGCTTGCCCTGGTGCTTTACGGCCTTGTGGCGGTCTTTATCCAGGGCTTCCTGGTGCGGCGCTTCTCCTGGCCGCCCCGAACCCTCCTCCTCCTGGGGCTACCCGTGAGCATCCTGGGCTTTCTCCTTTTGGTGGTGGCCCAGGGCTTTCCCCTTTTGGCCCTGGGCCTGGCCCTGCAGGGAGCGGGGGCAGCCCTAGCGGGGCCGGGGGTTACCGCCGCCCTCTCCCTAGCGGTGGGGGAAGGGGAGCAGGGACTGGTGGCGGGGCTGAATAGCTCCGCTCAAGCCTTGGGGCGCATGCTGGGGCCCATCCTGGGCACGGGGCTTTACCGCATGGCCCCAGAAGCCCCCTACCTCCTGGGGGGTGGTCTTCTTCTCTTGGCCCTCCTCCTTCTTCCCGCCCTCCTCCGCCGGGTAAAGCTCTAG
- the pstB gene encoding phosphate ABC transporter ATP-binding protein PstB, which yields MVSLELLKDHETVRSAPVSEAEALVDVRRLNLWYGKKQALYDISVRFPRNQITAIIGPSGCGKSTLLRSLNRMNDLIPGVRVEGEVLYEGVNIYDPRVDPVAVRRQIGMVFQKPNPFPKTIFENVAFGLRLMGVKGSELEDRVVEALKRAALWNEVQDRFKKESGLRLSGGQQQRLCIARAIAVEPPLLLMDEPTSALDPIATQAIEDLIAELKRRYTVVIVTHNMQQAARISDRTLFMHLGVLVEEGPTEIIFTKPKHPYTEAYITGRFG from the coding sequence ATGGTGAGTTTGGAACTTCTGAAGGATCACGAAACCGTACGCTCAGCCCCCGTTTCCGAAGCCGAGGCCCTAGTGGACGTCCGCCGGCTGAACCTTTGGTACGGCAAGAAGCAGGCCCTTTACGACATCTCCGTCCGCTTTCCCCGCAACCAGATCACCGCCATCATCGGCCCCTCGGGGTGCGGCAAGAGCACCCTCCTTCGCTCCCTCAACCGCATGAACGACCTCATCCCCGGGGTGCGGGTGGAGGGCGAGGTGCTCTACGAAGGGGTGAACATCTACGACCCCCGGGTGGACCCGGTGGCCGTGAGGCGGCAAATCGGCATGGTCTTCCAAAAGCCCAACCCCTTCCCCAAAACGATTTTTGAGAATGTGGCCTTTGGGCTTCGGCTCATGGGAGTTAAAGGCAGTGAACTGGAGGACCGGGTGGTGGAGGCCCTGAAGCGGGCCGCCCTCTGGAACGAGGTGCAGGACCGCTTCAAGAAGGAGAGCGGGCTACGCCTCTCCGGCGGGCAGCAGCAGCGGCTCTGCATCGCCCGGGCCATCGCCGTGGAACCGCCCCTCCTGCTCATGGATGAGCCCACCAGCGCCCTGGACCCCATCGCCACCCAGGCCATCGAGGACCTGATCGCCGAGCTCAAGAGGCGTTACACCGTGGTCATCGTCACCCACAACATGCAGCAGGCCGCCCGCATCTCCGACCGCACCCTCTTCATGCACCTAGGGGTCCTAGTGGAGGAAGGCCCCACGGAAATCATCTTCACCAAGCCCAAGCACCCATACACCGAGGCCTACATCACCGGCCGCTTCGGATAG
- the pstA gene encoding phosphate ABC transporter permease PstA yields MNRSLESPPQAFSTDPWKTRIDRVFARALLIPLTMAIGLLALLLGDTAYRSFSVQVVRADEGPGKTYPFGLSANEILRQELLARGYTEEEVRFSLQDPTERRVLFLQNRVELMWNTQDGPFRYVVTGLRDERVADFSLAEGLRRWSELKANLKEGERLVLNPWLDQSFLTRTPSRSPLTAGIGVAIWGTAWVLSLALLIAIPVGVGTAILLEEYLREGTLNRILEVNLRNLAGVPSIVYGLLGLALFVREFGLGPSILAAALTLGLLGIPVIVVTSREALRAVPESLRQAAFALGATRRQVVFRVVVPAALPGMVTGVILSAARLIGEAAPLLLVGAAAYVPFFPNGPMSEYTVVPVQIYLWVSMNIPEFSRVAAAGILVMLAMLSGLYLMALYLRNRFRREW; encoded by the coding sequence ATGAATAGGTCCCTCGAGTCCCCCCCTCAGGCCTTCTCCACGGACCCGTGGAAAACGCGGATCGACCGGGTGTTTGCCCGGGCCCTCCTCATCCCCCTGACCATGGCCATCGGCCTTTTGGCGCTGCTCCTGGGAGACACGGCCTACCGGAGCTTCTCCGTGCAGGTGGTGCGGGCCGACGAAGGTCCAGGCAAGACCTATCCCTTTGGTCTTTCTGCCAACGAGATCCTCCGGCAAGAGCTCCTGGCCCGGGGTTACACCGAAGAGGAGGTGAGGTTCTCCCTCCAGGACCCCACGGAGCGCCGGGTCCTCTTCCTACAGAACCGGGTGGAACTCATGTGGAACACCCAAGACGGCCCTTTCCGCTACGTGGTCACCGGCCTCCGGGACGAGCGGGTGGCGGACTTCTCCCTGGCCGAGGGCCTGCGCCGCTGGAGTGAGCTCAAGGCAAACCTGAAGGAGGGGGAAAGGCTGGTCTTAAACCCCTGGCTTGATCAGAGCTTCCTGACCCGCACGCCTTCCCGGTCCCCCCTCACCGCAGGAATCGGCGTGGCCATATGGGGAACGGCTTGGGTGCTGTCCCTCGCCCTCCTCATCGCCATCCCCGTGGGGGTGGGGACCGCCATCCTCCTGGAGGAGTACCTGCGGGAAGGAACGCTCAACCGCATCCTGGAGGTCAATCTCCGCAACCTGGCCGGGGTGCCCTCCATCGTCTACGGCCTTCTCGGCCTCGCCCTCTTCGTGCGGGAGTTCGGCCTAGGACCCAGCATCCTGGCAGCCGCCCTCACCCTAGGCCTCCTGGGCATCCCGGTCATCGTGGTCACCTCCCGTGAAGCCCTGCGCGCCGTCCCGGAGTCCTTGCGCCAGGCCGCCTTTGCCCTGGGAGCTACCCGGAGGCAGGTGGTGTTCCGCGTGGTGGTGCCCGCCGCTTTGCCGGGCATGGTCACCGGGGTCATCCTGTCCGCCGCCCGGCTCATCGGAGAGGCCGCTCCCCTCCTCCTGGTGGGCGCCGCCGCCTACGTCCCCTTCTTCCCCAATGGCCCCATGTCGGAGTACACGGTGGTACCGGTGCAGATCTACCTTTGGGTGTCCATGAACATCCCGGAGTTCAGCCGGGTGGCCGCTGCAGGCATCCTGGTCATGCTGGCCATGCTCTCGGGGCTCTACCTGATGGCCCTGTACCTCAGGAACCGGTTTAGGAGGGAATGGTGA
- the pstC gene encoding phosphate ABC transporter permease subunit PstC encodes MEILKQRPSRNPKEVLTFILLVSLSSVTLLTTLGVILSLVGDVVQFFRRVPLLEFLLAPEWTPLFAEPRYGIAPLIAGTFLVTAIALLVAIPLGLSLAIYLAEYASGNARARIKGTLELFEGIPTVVFGYFALLFVTPLLQRVIPDLNIFNPLSAGLVMGFAIIPYISNVAADAMESVPRSIREAAYALGARPYEVALRVVFPAAISGIIAAIILATSRAIGETMIVAIAAGQRPTLTLDPRETIATMTSYIVQAATGDQPTGSTAYYALFAVGFTLFLLTLFLNILAQWVVERYRERYE; translated from the coding sequence ATGGAGATCCTTAAGCAAAGGCCCTCAAGAAACCCTAAGGAGGTCCTCACCTTTATCCTCCTGGTTTCGCTTTCCTCCGTTACCCTCCTCACGACCTTGGGGGTCATCCTCAGCCTGGTGGGGGATGTGGTCCAGTTTTTCCGGCGAGTCCCCCTCCTAGAGTTCCTCCTGGCCCCCGAATGGACGCCCCTGTTCGCCGAACCCCGCTACGGCATCGCCCCCCTCATCGCCGGTACCTTCCTGGTGACGGCCATCGCCCTTTTGGTGGCCATCCCCTTAGGCCTTTCCCTGGCCATATACCTAGCGGAGTACGCGAGCGGAAACGCCCGCGCCCGCATCAAAGGTACCCTGGAGCTCTTCGAGGGCATTCCCACCGTGGTCTTCGGCTACTTCGCCCTCCTCTTCGTAACCCCGTTGCTACAAAGGGTGATTCCGGACCTCAACATCTTTAACCCCCTCTCGGCGGGCCTGGTCATGGGCTTCGCCATTATCCCCTACATCTCCAATGTGGCAGCGGACGCCATGGAGTCCGTACCCCGCTCCATCCGGGAGGCGGCCTATGCCCTGGGGGCCCGGCCCTACGAGGTGGCCCTAAGGGTGGTCTTCCCCGCCGCCATCTCCGGCATCATCGCCGCCATCATCTTGGCCACCAGCCGAGCCATCGGTGAGACCATGATCGTGGCCATCGCCGCGGGCCAAAGGCCAACCCTCACCTTGGACCCGCGGGAGACCATCGCCACCATGACCAGCTACATCGTCCAGGCTGCCACAGGAGACCAGCCCACAGGCTCCACCGCCTACTACGCCCTCTTCGCCGTTGGTTTTACCCTCTTCCTCCTCACCCTTTTCCTCAACATCCTGGCCCAGTGGGTAGTGGAACGTTATCGGGAGCGGTATGAATAG
- a CDS encoding PstS family phosphate ABC transporter substrate-binding protein gives MKKLYGLLLLALAGTAMAQIRADGSSTVYPITQAVAEEFVTRNPQVRISVAFSGTGAGFQKFCRGETDISNASRPIRKSEMEACQKAGIQFVEIPIAFDALTVMVNRQNTWAQCLTTAQLRSIWEPNSKVNFWKDLNPAWPNRRIVLFGPGTDSGTFDYFTEAIMGRAGSSRKDYFPSEDDNVILRGVIGNPYAMAYVGYAYYEENKDKVRALAINGGRGCVAPSRETVLNGTYIPLSRPLFIYVNAKSLERKEVRDFIDFYLSPAARRAIRATGYVELPDEAYRIGQALVARKKLGSFFADLPPGTPLAKFIEELRKEIQ, from the coding sequence ATGAAGAAGCTGTACGGTCTTCTGCTGTTAGCGCTCGCCGGTACGGCCATGGCCCAGATCCGGGCGGATGGGTCCTCCACCGTCTACCCCATCACCCAGGCGGTGGCGGAGGAGTTCGTGACCCGCAACCCCCAGGTGCGCATTTCCGTGGCCTTCTCGGGCACGGGAGCCGGCTTCCAGAAGTTCTGCCGCGGGGAAACGGACATCTCCAACGCCAGCCGCCCCATCCGCAAGTCGGAGATGGAGGCCTGCCAGAAGGCAGGCATCCAGTTCGTGGAGATTCCCATCGCCTTCGACGCCCTCACGGTGATGGTCAACCGGCAGAACACCTGGGCCCAGTGCCTAACCACCGCTCAGCTCCGGTCCATCTGGGAACCCAACTCCAAGGTGAATTTCTGGAAGGACCTGAACCCCGCCTGGCCCAACCGTCGGATCGTGCTGTTCGGGCCGGGCACCGACTCGGGCACCTTTGACTACTTCACCGAGGCCATCATGGGCCGGGCGGGCTCCAGCCGTAAGGACTACTTCCCCTCCGAGGACGACAACGTGATCCTGCGCGGGGTCATCGGCAACCCCTACGCCATGGCCTACGTGGGGTACGCCTACTACGAGGAGAACAAGGACAAGGTACGGGCTCTGGCCATCAACGGGGGCCGGGGCTGCGTGGCCCCGAGTCGGGAGACGGTTCTGAACGGCACCTATATCCCCCTGTCCCGGCCCCTCTTCATCTACGTGAACGCCAAGAGCCTGGAGCGCAAGGAGGTGCGGGACTTCATTGACTTCTACCTCTCCCCCGCGGCCCGCCGGGCCATCCGGGCCACGGGCTACGTGGAGCTCCCCGACGAGGCCTACCGCATCGGGCAGGCCCTGGTGGCCCGCAAGAAGCTGGGCTCCTTCTTTGCCGACCTGCCCCCCGGAACCCCCTTGGCCAAGTTCATCGAGGAACTGAGGAAGGAAATCCAATAA
- the mnmA gene encoding tRNA 2-thiouridine(34) synthase MnmA has product MRKTVLVAMSGGVDSSVSAYLLKEAGYEVVGAMMRFWPEEPPRPTLDIPHKGRAWESCCTPEAAYEARRVAEILDIPFYLLDYRETFEEEIIQPFLKDYAQGRTPNPCARCNTFVKFGALLKQAQRLGLDYVATGHYVRREGEALLRGADPFKDQSYFLWGTPREAIPHLLFPVGGMTKPEVRALAERAGLPTARKPESQNLCFVAGDLRVFLRERLKVRPGPLVDALTGEVVGEHQGASLYTVGQRKGLGLYKPHLERYVVAIDPEANVVYVGPREAALWLGLEGEEANLLAELPEEVEVQVRYRTPPVRARVESLSPLRLRFATPVFAVTPGQSAVFYQGERLLGGAVIRQGLYNLAGLDRSLTGEFLTFS; this is encoded by the coding sequence ATGAGGAAGACGGTTCTGGTGGCCATGTCCGGGGGGGTGGATTCCTCGGTGTCCGCTTACCTCCTGAAGGAAGCGGGCTACGAGGTGGTGGGGGCCATGATGCGCTTCTGGCCCGAGGAGCCCCCAAGGCCTACCCTGGATATCCCCCATAAGGGACGGGCCTGGGAAAGCTGTTGCACCCCCGAGGCCGCCTACGAGGCTCGCAGGGTAGCGGAGATCCTGGATATCCCCTTCTATCTCTTGGACTACCGGGAGACCTTTGAGGAGGAGATCATCCAACCCTTCCTGAAGGACTACGCCCAAGGCCGCACCCCCAACCCCTGCGCCCGCTGCAACACCTTCGTGAAGTTCGGCGCCCTCCTCAAGCAGGCCCAAAGGCTCGGCCTGGACTACGTGGCCACCGGGCACTACGTGCGCCGGGAAGGGGAGGCCCTCCTTCGGGGGGCGGACCCCTTCAAGGACCAGAGCTACTTCCTCTGGGGAACCCCCAGGGAGGCCATCCCCCACCTTCTCTTCCCCGTGGGGGGGATGACCAAGCCCGAGGTGCGGGCCTTGGCCGAACGGGCGGGGCTCCCTACCGCCAGGAAACCGGAGAGCCAGAACCTCTGCTTTGTGGCCGGGGACTTGAGGGTGTTCCTGAGGGAAAGGCTAAAGGTCCGCCCCGGTCCCTTGGTGGACGCCCTCACCGGGGAGGTAGTGGGGGAGCACCAGGGGGCAAGCCTCTACACCGTCGGCCAGCGGAAGGGCCTGGGGCTCTATAAGCCCCACCTGGAGCGGTACGTGGTGGCCATAGACCCAGAGGCCAACGTGGTCTACGTGGGGCCCAGGGAGGCTGCCCTTTGGCTGGGGCTGGAAGGGGAGGAGGCCAACCTCCTCGCTGAACTCCCGGAGGAAGTGGAGGTCCAGGTGCGCTACCGCACCCCTCCCGTAAGGGCCAGGGTGGAGTCCTTAAGCCCTTTGCGCCTTCGCTTTGCCACCCCGGTCTTCGCCGTGACCCCGGGGCAGAGCGCTGTGTTCTACCAGGGGGAGAGGCTTTTGGGGGGCGCGGTGATCCGCCAAGGGCTTTACAACCTGGCGGGCCTTGACCGGAGCCTAACGGGGGAGTTCTTGACCTTCTCCTGA
- a CDS encoding DUF1385 domain-containing protein produces MRLLLLAKQVALGGSAALEGVMMKSPWAWALAVRLPNGQIHVERHEEPALSQRYPWAKLPLIRGVVALWDALSVSYRALARSAELVGGEEEMPKGALWGTVAVSLLISIALFIVLPGFLSGLLVDPARLPLLYNLLAGLIKVGLLVSYLLFIGRMPEIRRFFMYHGAEHKAIHAFEKGLPLTVENVMAQPRFHPRCGTTFLAFVIVVSVLVYSLIPAPQVLWWRLLARVLFLPVVAALAFELLYFSARHEDPVSRFLRALGFRFQALTVAEPTPDMVEVAIKSTEAAVGEKVVA; encoded by the coding sequence ATGCGGCTTCTTTTGCTCGCCAAGCAGGTGGCCCTGGGGGGTTCGGCGGCCCTCGAGGGGGTGATGATGAAATCCCCCTGGGCCTGGGCCCTGGCGGTGCGCCTTCCCAACGGCCAAATCCACGTGGAGCGCCACGAGGAGCCCGCCCTGAGCCAGCGCTACCCCTGGGCCAAGCTCCCCCTGATCCGGGGAGTGGTGGCCCTCTGGGACGCCCTTTCCGTGAGCTACCGGGCCTTGGCCCGCAGCGCCGAGCTGGTGGGGGGCGAAGAGGAAATGCCCAAGGGGGCCCTGTGGGGCACGGTGGCGGTGAGCCTCCTCATCAGCATTGCGCTTTTCATCGTGCTTCCCGGCTTCCTTTCCGGCCTGCTAGTGGACCCCGCCCGCCTTCCCCTCCTCTATAACCTCCTAGCGGGCCTCATTAAGGTGGGGCTCCTGGTGAGCTATCTGCTCTTCATCGGCCGCATGCCCGAGATCCGGCGCTTTTTCATGTACCACGGGGCGGAGCACAAGGCCATCCACGCCTTTGAAAAGGGGCTTCCCCTCACGGTGGAAAACGTCATGGCCCAGCCCCGCTTCCACCCGCGCTGCGGCACCACCTTCCTCGCCTTCGTCATCGTGGTCTCGGTCCTGGTCTACAGCCTCATCCCCGCCCCCCAGGTCCTCTGGTGGCGCCTCCTCGCCCGGGTCCTCTTCCTGCCGGTGGTGGCGGCCTTGGCCTTTGAGCTCCTCTACTTCTCCGCCCGGCACGAGGACCCCGTTTCCCGGTTCCTGCGGGCCTTGGGCTTCCGCTTCCAAGCCCTCACTGTGGCCGAGCCCACCCCGGACATGGTGGAGGTGGCCATAAAGAGCACAGAGGCGGCGGTGGGGGAAAAGGTGGTGGCATGA